The genome window AAGAGGTCTGTCGGGTCGCCCGGGGTTTGGATGATTTTCGCGATGTCGTTGTAAAGTATTGTTACAGAACGAGTTGTGCGGCCTGTTGTGCCTTGCCTGGGTTTCTGCGGATCCCCCTGCGATGGGTTCGTTTCGCATGGAGCAAGAAGAGGCAACCGGGGCAGACAGGGGCCGTGGGATCGACAGGGCACCGGTTTCTGGCCGGCGTTGAGGGTATTATGCAATTGTCAATGAGCGGGGGAGACGCTGTCGGCACCGGGGTGCAGGCTCGGGAGCCAAGACCGGGCTGAACAGGCTGTCACCTGTGGTTGATCGCGGGAATAACAAGATGGCCGCTCCGGAAACGACGGAGTGTGTCGAGCAGGGACGGGGCCTGGGCCATGCGGATTCAGTATGGTGTCGCCCGAATTCGCCCGGGTGGTGAAGATGTTCTGGTTGCTGGTCGTCGTGCTGTTGTTGCTGAATGCGGCTTGGTTGATCCTGGTGGCGCTGGGATTGCCGGGCACGTGGCTGATGGTGATCACGACCGCGTTGGTTGCGTGGTGGAAGTGGCCGGCCGACTCGACGGTTGACCCGCCGATGATCGGTATCGGGGTGCTGGCCGCGATCATGGTTCTGGCGGCTCTGGCGGAGGTGCTGGAACTGGTTGCTGGGGTGTTGGGGGCCAAAGCCACTGGTGCTGGTCGACGAGGCTCGATCGGGGCACTTGCCGGCGGTTTGATTGGGGCACTGGTCGGGACGTTCCTGATCCCAATTCCGCTATTGGGCTCGCTTCTGGGAGCTTGTGTGGGGGCTGGGCTTGGGGCCTGGGGTCTGGAGTTGTCGGGGGGGCGCCGACAGTTGGCAGCCCTCAAGGCGGGCATTGGTGCAGGTGTCGGTCGTTTTGTCGGCACGGTGGTCAAGCTGACGGCCGGGGTGTTGATCTGGCTGGTTGTGGCCATCGCGGCGTTCTGGCCGTGAATAAGCCGGTGGGGCAGTGAGTCTTCGGTGTTGATGATATTGTGGGAGCGTCGGCATGGCCATGAAGGTCGGCATGGATTCGTTTCGTGGTTCGGTTGGTGTTGGATTCAGGACCCGTTTTCTATTGCCTGGCTTTGGCCGCCGCGCAGGCTTTCCACCGCCGGCAGGGCGTGGTACACCTCGCCGGGGATCAATTCGTCGCCGGCCGCCCACTTGAACACGCACTTGATCCGCCCGATGCGGCAGTTGATATTCCGGCGGCGACGGCCGCTCTGGATCATCTTCTGGCGGATGGTCCTCAGGGCCCGGGGGCCGAGCTGTGCAGTCGGCTTCGTGCCGTACAGTTCCTTCGCCGGGCGGAGGGCGTCCACGATGTTGTCGAGCTCGCGGGCGACCGTGCCGTCGGCGCGGCGGTAGTGCTGCGCGCCGTAGACCCAGTAGCGGGTGGTGAGCTCCTTGTCAGTGATCTGCTCCGGGTTGGCGCGGAGCTGGCGTCCGTTGGCCAGCCACTCGGCCACGAGGGTGTTGTACTTCTGCCGGGCCTCGGCCGACTCGTGGCAGCCGAGGTAGAAGCGTTTGCCCGACAACTCCACGTAGGCCTGGAGTGTCGCCTTGTGGGCCCGGAACTTGGGCAGTCTCTGCGGTGATGAAGCGTTCACGGTCGTCTCCCGAAACGCCGCGTGTACACTACACGCGTCTTGGCCTCGGTTACGGCCGCTCCGCCTCGAAGGCGGGTCCCCGCAACTAGCGGGGTCAGCGTACTTTACGTCAAAAGCGGGCGAAGGGATTCGAACCCTCGACGTCCAGCTTGGGAACGCCTCTGGCCCTCTGCTTGAAACGCGTAAACGACGTTACCAACGCGGTTTGCGGATTGCAAGTCATGCAAACCTGGGCGCGGTTTTGCCCCGTTTGTGGCCCGTTGCGCGGTGTACACCGCGCAAAACCGCGCTGCGAATTCAGTCGTCCTCCTCCGCATCCAGGTCGCGGTCGCGCTGCTCCAGTCGCCAGGCATCGAAGCTGGTTCGATCGATGCGACGCGCATCGCGGGCCTTGCCGTTGGTCATGAACTTGCCGGCGCCGGCGGCCTTGGAGATTCGGGCGGCGGCCTTCTTCATGTCGAGATACGGCAAGTCGTTCGTGAGCAGCCGGGCGCCCTCCGTGACGGTGATCCACCGCTCGTTGGAGATCGCCGGGCAGGCCGCCTGCACGGCCCTCACAAGCATCGACGCATCCAGAACGCTTCGCTCCGCATCCCACAGCACGAGATCGGTCAAGATTAGCCAGTTCGCCTTAAGAATCGACCAGATCCCGGGTACCGGCATGTAGGCGGGCATGATGATGACTGACCCCGGTGTCGCCCGCAGGCGCTCCACGTTCTGGACAACCACGTCGTACCCGGAAGCTTGACTCAGCCCGAAGGCGAGAAAGACGTCCAGGGGCCCGTTGGTCGTCGGACGCGTACCCAACAGGTAGAGCTGCCCTCGGACGATCGATGTGGGCGCGGACGCCAGCGCGAGTTGCGCGCACAACCACTTCGCCATGCCGTCGGGGTCCGACTGCCACTGCCGCATCTGGTCCACCGATACGGTGATCCGGCCGTAACCCTCCTTGGAGCAGTAGTGCACGGCGAACAGCTCACCCGTCCCCGGATGCTCGTGCACGTCGGGCGTAATCGAACAACCCTCCTCACATTCATCGCACCAGACTGAGTCGGCCAGCTGGGTTTCGTGCAGGATGGCACCATCGACGAGTGCGGCGAGCAAACCACGCGGCCAACGCGCGGTTTCCTGGCCGGTGAAGGCAACTACGGGGCCCCGTTCAAAGCCATGCATGATGTGGCGTATTGCATCAGTCACGAGCGATCCCCCATTGGCTCAGGTACTTCTTGGCGATCTGATCCAGAGGGTCATCCTTGAGCGTGCAGCGATCCGGGTACGTGACCTCGAAGGTCAATGTCTTGGGACGCTCGCCGTTGTGGGGTGCAAAGACCAGCCGCATCTTCGCCTGCGAGACGTGCAGGGCCTCGAGTGGCATCCGGGCTCGGTCGATCGCCCGGTCCACCACATCGCGCAGCGCCCGCGGACGATGGTCCGACGCGTGCGCGGAGACCGTGATCCGGCCACGCGTTGGCTCGGGCAGGTCAAACCGCAATTGCCGCACATGTACGGCCGAGATGCGGTCAGCAGGATCGGTCGGGAACGGGAACTCCGGGTTCTTCAGCACGGCCAGGTCGAAGGGCACGCGATCGTTGTCGTCGGGTAGTTTCACCAGCCCGAGAGTCGTGGTGCAGAAGATCTCCGCCAATTCGTCAGCCTGCCGCTTGTTGCCCTTGGCATGCAGCTCGAGCACGCCCTCCTCCGGGCGATAGACGAAGATCACCTCGAACGCCGGGCGCCGTGGGCGATGGAGGAAACGGCCATTCTCGTCGTATCCCACGTCGGTGCTGGCGTAGTCCTCGGGGTAGGCGAAGTAGCAATGCCGCTCGGGCTCACGGCGTTCGTAGTAATCGACGTGACAGAAGCGCCCGCGCCCCTGACGTCGATAGAAGAGCCGCACGCGTCTTTCGAGTTCGGCCAAGGCGTCCTCGTCGTCCTGCGCCTCCAGCCTCCGGCCCACGAACCGCCGGCGCCAGCCGCCGAGGCGGTCCATCTCGTGGAAGCAGCCGGCCACGTGAAACCGACGGGGTTCGTTCAGGAAGGTCCAGAACGCCCGTTCGTAATGGTTGCGCATGCCGGCGAACTGCTCGGCCCAATCGCGACCCCAGTTCCGGCCTTCCTCCACGATCGCTTGGACGCCGTGCTCACATGCCATCTCGTGGATCAGGGCGAAATCGGTGTCCACATCGCTACGGGTGGCTGCGGGCAAGGCCTCCAGGGCGAGGAAGATCGGGTTGACTTCGGTCTCGTCCAGGCGGACCCAGTCCAGCCCCAGGTTGAGGTCCTGCTTCTGGAAGTACTGCTGCAGCAGGCGGTTAGGAGCGTTGCGCAGAAACGTTTTCGCGGAGTACTGGCGGCCCATAGTGCCTCCGTATGAATGAAGCCCCCGGGCCGCACCCTCCTGGTGCCCGATTCCGTGGCCAGGCCCGGCTGAAATGGACGGCATCCGCTTCCCCGAGCGGATCGACACTCAGCATATTCGGTTTTTGTTAGGTAGTCAAGCATCATCCGACCAATACTCAAACGAGCCGGAAGCCTTCTCCTAAGTCCTTAAGCAGATTGTTGATATCGCCAACCACATCGTCCGACGGCCGGGAGCCCGCATCACCGACCTCCAATCGGACGTGGAAC of Phycisphaerae bacterium contains these proteins:
- a CDS encoding DUF456 domain-containing protein, whose protein sequence is MVSPEFARVVKMFWLLVVVLLLLNAAWLILVALGLPGTWLMVITTALVAWWKWPADSTVDPPMIGIGVLAAIMVLAALAEVLELVAGVLGAKATGAGRRGSIGALAGGLIGALVGTFLIPIPLLGSLLGACVGAGLGAWGLELSGGRRQLAALKAGIGAGVGRFVGTVVKLTAGVLIWLVVAIAAFWP